In a genomic window of Seriola aureovittata isolate HTS-2021-v1 ecotype China chromosome 11, ASM2101889v1, whole genome shotgun sequence:
- the LOC130177925 gene encoding trace amine-associated receptor 9-like — protein MEALEEAELCFPQLNTSCRKMMRPHWEDMLIYSLLSCITLLTVVLNLLVIISISHFRQLYTSTNLLLLSLAVADFVVGLLQMPVILLQNQGCWILGDLMCAVHYFLGFLIVSVSVGNMVLISVDRYIAICDPMFYSTKFTLKRIQYCVYLCWVFSAVHSSWILRDFLKQPNRFNSCYGDCVVVVSFVEGAVDLVVTFLGPILVITVLYLRVFVVAVSQARAMRSHVAAVTLQRSQTVKAKKSEIKAARTLGVVVAVFLLCNSPYYCFAVAAESNLVGASSAPIEIWLVYFNSCLNPVIYVFFYPWFRKSIKKIVTLKILQSGSSEANLM, from the exons atgGAGGCCCTAGAAGAAGCTGAACTCTGCTTTCCCCAACTCAACACCTCCTGTAGGAAGATGATGCGTCCTCACTGGGAAGACATGCTAATTTACAGTCTGCTGTCCTGCATCACTCTGCTCACTGTGGTTCTGAACCTGCTGGTCATCATCTCTATCTCCCACTTCAG GCAGCTCTACACCTccaccaacctcctcctcctctctctggcagTCGCAGACTTTGTTGTGGGTCTCCTGCAGATGCCAGTTATACTTCTCCAGAACCAAGGCTGCTGGATCCTGGGTGACCTTATGTGTGCTGTGCATTACTTTTTAGGATTTctcattgtcagtgtttcagtagGAAACATGGTGCTCATATCAGTTGACCGCTATATTGCTATTTGTGACCCCATGTTTTATTCCACCAAATTTACTCTGAAAAGAATTCAatactgtgtttatctgtgttggGTATTTTCTGCTGTGCACAGCAGTTGGATACTGAGGGATTTCTTAAAACAACCAAATAGGTTTAACTCCTGTTATGGAGATTGTGTAGTTGTAGTCAGTTTTGTTGAAGGAGCTGTTGATCTTGTTGTGACCTTTTTAGGCCCCATTTTAGTGATCACTGTTTTGTATTTGCGTGTATTTGTGGTGGCTGTGTCTCAGGCTCGTGCCATGCGCTCTCACGTTGCAGCTGTCACACTTCAGCGTTCACAGACTGTAAAAGCTAAGAAATCTGAGATCAAAGCAGCCAGGACTCTCGGTGTTGTAGTAGCAGTGTTTCTTCTGTGCAACAGTCCATAttattgttttgctgttgcagcTGAGAGCAACTTGGTAGGGGCATCATCTGCACCCATTGAGATTTGGCTGGTGTATTTCAACTCCTGTCTAAACCCTGTGATCTATGTTTTTTTCTACCCCTGGTTCAGAAAATCTATTAAAAAGATTGTGACACTTAAGATACTGCAGTCTGGCTCCAGTGAGGCCAATTTAATGTAG
- the LOC130177640 gene encoding trace amine-associated receptor 13c-like encodes MESLEEDELCFSQLNNSCRKTMHSHSEAMFIYSLLSFITLLTVVLNLLVIISISHFRQLHTTTNLLLLSLAVTDFLVGLLQMPAEILLFRGCWILGDFICAVNHFLGYLIVSVSVGSMVLISIDRYMAICDPMFYNTKVTLRRVQYCVCLLWIFSAVHSTWILRDFLKQPEKYKICHGECVVINSDAEGIVDLVVTFLGPILVIILLYMRVFLVALSQARAMRSHITAVKLQRSETEKSKRSERKAARTLGVVIAVFILCSCPYYSFAVAADSTLVGASSASIEIWLLYFNSSLNPVIYVFFYPWFRKAIKHIITLQILQPGSSEASLM; translated from the exons ATGGAGTCCCTGGAAGAAGATGAACTCTGCTTTTCCCAACTCAACAACTCCTGCAGGAAGACGATGCATTCTCACTCTGAGGCCATGTTCATTTACAGTCTGCTGTCCTTCATCACTCTGCTCACTGTGGTTCTGAACCTGCTGGTCATCATCTCTATCTCCCACTTCAG GCAGCtccacaccaccaccaacctcctcctgctctctctggcTGTCACAGACTTCCTTGTTGGCCTCCTGCAGATGCCAGCTGAAATCCTCCTCTTCCGAGGCTGTTGGATCCTTGGTGACTTTATATGTGCTGTGAATCACTTTTTAGGTTACctcattgtcagtgtttcagtagGAAGCATGGTGCTCATATCAATTGACCGCTATATGGCAATTTGTGACCCCATGTTTTACAACACCAAAGTCACTCTGAGAAGAGTTCaatactgtgtttgtctgttgtggATATTTTCTGCTGTTCACAGCACTTGGATACTGAGGGATTTCTTAAAACAACCAGAGAAGTATAAAATCTGTCATGGAGAATGTGTAGTCATAAATTCTGATGCTGAAGGAATTGTTGATCTTGTTGTGACCTTTTTAGGCCCCATTTTGGTCATTATACTTCTGTATATGAGAGTATTTTTAGTGGCTTTGTCTCAGGCTCGTGCCATGCGCTCTCACATTACAGCTGTCAAACTTCAGCGTTCAGAGACTGAAAAAAGTAAGAGATCTGAAAGGAAAGCAGCCAGGACTCTCGGTGTCGTTATAGCTGTGTTTATTCTGTGCTCCTGTCCATATTATTCTTTTGCTGTTGCAGCTGACAGCACCTTGGTAGGGGCATCATCAGCATCCATTGAGATTTGGCTGTTGTATTTCAACTCCTCTCTAAACCCTGTGATCTATGTTTTTTTCTACCCCTGGTTCAGAAAAGCTATTAAACACATTATTACACTTCAGATACTGCAGCCTGGCTCCAGTGAGGCCAGTTTAATGTAG
- the LOC130177834 gene encoding trace amine-associated receptor 13c-like codes for MEALEEAELCFPQLNNSCRKMMHSHLEAMLIYSLLSFITVLTVVLNLLVIISISHFRQLHTTTNLLLLSLAVADFLMGLLQMPVLLLHIQGCWILGDLMCAVHYFLGFLIVSVSVGSMVLISIDRYIAICDPMFYSTKVTLRRVQYCVYLCWVFSVVHSSWILRDFLKQPNRYNSCYGECVVAVSYIEGAVDLVVTFLGPILIITLLYIRVFVVAVSQARAMRSHIAAVTLQRSQTVKAKKSEIKAARTLGVVIAMFLLCNSPYYCFAVATESNMVGARSSAIELWLVYFNSCLNPVIYVFFYPWFRKAIKHIVTLQILQPGSHEVNLM; via the exons ATGGAGGCCCTGGAAGAAGCTGAACTCTGCTTTCCCCAGCTCAACAACTCCTGCAGGAAGATGATGCATTCTCACTTGGAGGCCATGCTCATTTACAGTCTGCTGTCCTTCATCACTGTGCTCACTGTGGTTCTGAACCTGCTGGTCATCATCTCTATCTCCCACTTCAG GCAGCtccacaccaccaccaacctcctcctcctctccctggcTGTTGCAGACTTCCTTATGGGACTCTTGCAGATGCCAGTTTTACTTCTCCACATCCAAGGCTGCTGGATCCTGGGTGACCTTATGTGTGCTGTGCATTACTTTTTAGGATTTctcattgtcagtgtttcagtagGAAGCATGGTCCTCATATCAATTGACCGCTATATTGCTATTTGTGACCCCATGTTTTATTCCACCAAAGTCACTCTGAGAAGAGTTCAATACTGTGTTTATCTTTGTTGGGTATTTTCTGTTGTGCACAGCAGTTGGATACTGAGGGATTTCTTAAAACAACCAAATAGGTATAACTCCTGTTATGGAGAGTGTGTAGTTGCTGTTAGTTATATTGAAGGAGCTGTTGATCTTGTTGTGACCTTTTTAGGCCCCATATTAATCATTACACTTCTGTATATTAGAGTATTTGTGGTGGCTGTGTCTCAGGCTCGTGCCATGCGTTCTCACATTGCAGCTGTCACACTTCAGCGTTCACAGACTGTGAAAGCTAAGAAATCTGAGATCAAAGCAGCCAGGACTCTTGGTGTCGTTATAGCTATGTTTCTTCTGTGCAACAGTCCATAttattgttttgctgttgcaACTGAAAGCAACATGGTAGGGGCAAGATCTTCAGCCATAGAGCTTTGGCTGGTGTATTTCAACTCCTGTCTAAACCCAGTGATCTATGTTTTTTTCTACCCCTGGTTTAGAAAAGCTATTAAACACATTGTTACACTTCAGATACTGCAGCCTGGCTCCCATGAGGTCAATTTAATgtag